In Dromaius novaehollandiae isolate bDroNov1 chromosome 29, bDroNov1.hap1, whole genome shotgun sequence, the DNA window AAGGATGGACACGAGAAGATTTCAATCCCTTCTTAACCCTTGAAAACTAAATCTTGataattttatgaataaaaagcatGTGGGAAGCAAAAATTTAGAACATCTGGCTTGAACATCTCAGatcttttccaattttctttatgaaaaaatattatCTAAATTCTGCTTGAATTGAGCttaaaatgtctttaattttGCATACCATGTAGATATATACAGTTAATTGATAATaataaaattagttttcattttttaatgagaatGCCAATCCCCatagatatatttttaatgctgagGTCCAAGTATGCAGCTAAATAATTTCTGGAAGGCTTCTCTAGAAAGGAACTTGCTAATGTTGTTAGAAACCATAGCATGGCTTAATGTTAAATCCCAGCTCATGTTAAAGCAACATCTTGCTCAATATAATTAGATTGAGGTGAATGGGACTTACCAGCTGTCCAGGAAGAAGTCAAGAGAAATAGCCAGAGGAGCCCCGAATCCTCTGAGTTTTATATACTTTCTTCAACATCCAGGAAGATGAGACAACCTTTGTGCATGAGGTCTTAATTACTTTCCACACAATTTTTCCCACATGTGTAACACTTGTAATCACTATAATTATTTTAACACTGTTTACAGGCATTATTCGATTCTCTGTAGCACATACTGTTACCTTTTGTGGAGTGCCCTTCACATTACATCTTTATGGTCTAAATTCATTGATGGAGTGATTCTTCCAGTTCTCTTTCTGCTAAGGTGTGAACGCACCTCGCTCCAGTTTGTTCAGCCCTGACTTAAATGCTGACAGTGTGAACGGTGGGTCACAGGTGACAATAGATGCATTGCAGATATGCCAGATATATCAGCTGCAAGGTACTGGATTTTAAGTCAGTCCTCCAAACCCTCAGCAGTCTGCCCAGCTCCACGCTCTAGATATCAACCTGCTCGTGAGTGACTGGTACCTGTCTGCAAGCAGGATcagaaactgaagaaagaaaactgctgCGGACAGAGAGGAGGATGTCATCCTGTGGTTATTGATGGCCTGCCCCCAAACCCTCAGACTTCTCCAGATGAGCTCGGAGGCAAGGTCTGCAGGTAGGACCAGCCCATGCAGTGCTCAGTTAAGATGTCTTGAACCAGGCTCCTTAAAACAGCTTCAGGCTGCATACCAATAATCAATAATTGTCACTTCTGGAAATTTTGATTCACAAATTGGATGCTTTAGCCACCAAATTTCTCTCCCTCATCCTTCCTTTGCCAGGACTGAATCCATCAGAAAGCAGGAGATGATGCAAAGTCAGAGAGACTCAACCTGGAAGCTCAGTATATTCATAGGCATCGCTAAATCCACAACATATTATAAGACAACTGAAAGTCAACAGAGTTTTGTGCTGGAGAATAAACGTATTCAAAGAATTTCCTAAAGAGATAACATCTTTCTGTAACATTGCAGACAAAAGAAACCTCTACATCTACAGATCAAAATATCTAATAGGCCCTAAGAAACTTTCTGATATATGGAGCCATATTCCTGCCCAGTACCTGCCCCGTATCTCTGAATTTGGGGGCACCTCACTGATTTCCTGAGGATTCAGCTGGATTCTCAGCAGTTTGAGTTGTGCATCCAACTCAGCTTTAGCAGAAGCCTTGCTCTCAGCCCATTTTGAAATGCCGGTTTTAAGAAATGGCTGTGAAcgcaaacagaaatgaaaatgcaaaacacCTTGAATTATCAGGGCTCTAAACTACATCCTGTTTATGAGAACAACTTGAGACACCTTAATCAAAAAGTGCATATTTTTAAAGGTGCTATTACTCAACCCTGAGGTGTTTGGCTGAGCTAACATGCTGTTAATATTATAATGATAAAATACTTTGCATGCATGAAACAATaatgaatatttttgaaatgttttgacattCCATGTTGTGAGGAAATCTCAGCTCCCCAGTCCTAGCCGTCAGGACTTTTCTCCCATTCTTTCACCAGAGACAAGGAAAAATTCACACAAAGTTATCTGAAAAGCCAGACCCACAATTCACGCCTCATGGCAGATGCTAACCCTACTAACCCATGTTACTGGAGAACGCTGCTGCTGATAAAAATCATGTTTCATATCCTTTGCTCGTTGCAGCTTGTATACGAATACTTGTCAGCAGTCTTTGTGACATTCTGAATCAACTTCTGATCATAccctttttccttaaaaaggagCAAAATGCCCCTAAAAAATGCAAATCCCTGTTTCTGTGCCACTTTACCTGCACAGTGTTCAAACACCCAAACTGGACACACACTTAGACCTCTCAATCTTAattgcaggaagaaaagaatgCAGGGTTTATGGGGAAAGGCTGTGATTTGCTTCTGATGACACAGCTAATCAATCTGCAGGTAGCAACTCAAAGTTACGACAATCCGAATTTTTAGGTTGTTGTTTAATTTCTAGAAGTTGCAGAGCCTTCGACACAAAAGCGCCTTTGGAAAAGGGAGTTGAAACACAGCCCTACATTTCCTATGCTCCTCAAGAACGTGGGCATTATCGAGCTTCGTCAAACCTTTGTGGCTCTGTCTATGCCAGCACCGCTGTCCTGGGTGCCGCGGTTGCGTGGGAACGTAGAGAAAGCCcgtcctttcactgtgcacctccaaaaAGAGCCTAGCTTCACTCAAAACACCCATAGGTGGGTGAAGACAGTGGTAAGTTGTCCCCCGAGTGTCTTCTTCACCAGGGCGAAcgtgcccagctctcccagccgcCTCTGGTACCCCCAGCCCTAACCACCCCGTAGCCTCCCTGGGACTCGCTCCTGCatgtctgcagctctgctgctgaggtCCAAAGCCGGGCCCGGAGGTGCGGACGTGCCAGCCGGAGGGCAAGGAGCCCTTTCCCTGACCCACTGGCCAGGCTCGAGCTCGCGCAGCCCGGCTTGCGGCTGGCCTTCGCGGCCACGAGGCTGCAGAGCCGGGTCACGTCTCCTTTTGGAACGCCGGGTTCACGCTCACGGAGCTTACGACCCTGCCATGAGCAGATTATAACGAATCTGTTTGGCGAGGGAGAGCGGgtttgctgccagggcatctggcaggaggagagagggaacAGGACTTTCCCTCGCCAGCAAAAAACTGTAGCAGGAACAACCCGAGTCTGACCAAAGCAGCCAAAGGCATTTAGGCATCTTCAGCCTCTTTTCAAACACCGGCTCTAAGGCAAAGCAGCATTACTGACCCAGGCTGACAAGACAGCGTGAAGCACCGTCCTCATGCAGACAGCCAAAATCAGTCTAAGGCACCATTTAACAGCTGCGTTTTGCGTTATCGTGTCAGCGCAACCCCTTTGCCTTAAGCAAAACCACAGAAACAGAAGTTCAGACTCTTAGAAGGTGGAAAGCCTTCTCCCCAGTCTTTCTTACCTTAGCTCGTACCCGGATCGCGATGCTCCATCTCCCTCTAACGGCTGCACGCCCCAGTGCCGCGCCGTGGAAGAGGGCTCCTGGGAAAGTCTCCGTGAGGGCAAAGTGGAGCCAGGCTGTAAACTGAGCTGGTGTGAGAAGGGGCTTATCTGAGGGGGGGTAGCGGGGAGGCAGCTGGCACCTCGTTATTCAGACCTTTCCCCTCTGTTTCATTTAATCCCCAGGGTCGGCGACTTACCAGAAATTTAAAGGAGTTCTCCCTCCCCACCGAAAGCGAGACCTCTGCTAAGCCAGGAGGGAGATCTTGCTGGTAGCATCAGTCTCTGGTTTCATGGGCAAATCTGTTGCTTTACAAGAAAAGGGAATCCCCAGAAATCCTGCCCGGCCCCTTTGGGGCGCAGTAGAGGAGACACAAGGAGATGCTCCTGCTGGGATtcccccccgccggggctggggtggcagagcaaagcagcggCAGGAGATGGcgaggtggcggggggggggggggtccccggggacCTGCAGCCCTGCGCGGGGCAGTGCTCGGCCCTGGGAGACCCTCAGCCCGCGCAGCCAGGCGTGCACAGAAACGGGCTTTGGACTTCGCCCCTTACGTATGCGTTAGGAAATCAAAATATTGACCAAGCAAGATAAATATTTCCTGCTGTCTAGGAAAACGTTATATCCCAGGAACAGCTGGAGGGGAAAGTTGGCTCTTGGTCTGGCTGCACGTTTGTAAGCACAGATTAGCGATGCTGACAGCGCTCGCAGCGCAGGCTGTGCCCACGCCAGCTCACGGCCCTGGACAGACCCTCCACAAATCCTCTCCCCCCTCGCCCCAGGCAGCTACCCCCTACCACCCCTTTCCTGATTGGATCCACAGGGGGTTGTCCAGGGACAACAGCACCCAGGAGAGCGGGATGTGCCAGCAGGGCTCTTGCTCTGGTGCAGCAGTGCAGGACGGTGCCGGGCCCTGCTCGGCCGAGCACAGCTGGCCATGCACCGGCgtggagcagcaggcagcagctcctcgcCAGAGGCTGCTTCTCCTGACTTCAGCAAAGCCTTCTCCTACATACCTGCCTGCACATCCTTTGCCACATCTCCGGCTAACCTTCGTATTTCAAGATCTGGCCCCACAGCCGGGAAGTCTTTCTAGTCCTAAAAGCATAATCGCTTTCATTCTTTTGCACAAAGTTGTGTTGCAGTGTAACAACAGGGAATAATTTTGCCTGGCAGTTGGCAATAGAAACAGTTTACAAAAACAGAGAATAAATCagacaggagagagcaggaaTCCAGCTGCAACCTGAGATTTAATGTGACTGGCCCAGCTGGAGAATATATTTGACCCAGTAACAGTAAAAACCTCTCACAGGTGCAGACACTATAGCAGTGCTGTATCCATTTAAAGTTCAAGGTCTTATCACCTGCTCTGAGTTGTTTAACTTCTCACTAAGGTATTTTCTATTGCAGAAATAACTGTAGTCATAAAAGGAAGGCAATCACCCTACAAATGTAACATTGAGAAAATAAGGGAAAAGTGCAGCCAAAGCTCCTTCGAGGGCTGGGAACAGGAACAGAGGGGAAGAAATAACCTCAGACCCCAATTACGCAGCTTGCTGTTTTTGTGGCTGCTCCTCGGGCTCCTTCAACAGAGACAttttgcagcacagcagctctTCTTGGCATGGCTTGACCCTTTCCCTCTGCCGGCACGATGCCGGGACACGTGCTGGGAGGCGCACGGGTGGACGCACCGGGACTTGGTGGGATGCTGGGGCACCGAGCACCTCTGCTTGGCCCCACCCGGCAGCAGCGGGCACCCCTTCACCCCCTGCCCCGGCGGGCactcggcggcggggggctgcggcgggcctGCAGCAACGCACTCCTGCGTGGGGTAGCCCTTGGTGCAGCGCGGCGGGGGGaagccccccccgcgctcctgcAGCACGCACTCTTGCAGCACGCACTCCTGCAGCACGCACTGCTGCGGCGGGCACTCAGTGCCCCCCTGCAGCGGCTGCGAGTACCCCCCGGGCATCGCCCGCGGCAGGCAGCACTtggagccccgcggcgccgcgcacTCGTCCTTGCACGAGGACGAGTACCTGATCCCACACGGTGGGAACCGGAGCTTGCCCGGCTCCGGGCACTTGGTGGCACACGGCGGCAGGCTCTTGGCCACGCGCTTTTTCTCGGGGCAGCTGGcgtggcagggctggaggctccgCTCGGCGCCCGGCTGCCCGCTGGGCTTGGCGCAGGGCAGAAGGCAGGTGGTCTCGCAGGCCTCCGGGCCCGGCATGACGctctgcggcggggccccgctctGCTGCGGGCGCAGCGGCGTGAAGGGCTGCAGGTAGCTGGGCCACCTGGGCGCGGGGCCCTTGGTGACGCTCAGCGGGTGGCACGTGGTGCTGCGCACGTCAGCCTGGGGCACGCACACCCGGAGGCTTTCGGTGGCGTAGCTGGAGCCCGGCAGGCAGAGGTGCTGGAACCGCTCCCCGTAGTAGTGCATGGTCACGCGAGGTGCTCACGCCtggaaaaaagcaggagaaaggtgGAGAGTTCACACGTGCATTGGCCGTTTCTCTGCCATAGGGGAGCCGACGTTCCCTGCCGGCCTCACCGTGGGGGAGCCCGCAGCTCGGCTCTGCCGGAGGCCCGCGCTGACTCAGACGCTGCAATTACCCAAGCGGCAAGGGCAGGAGCGCCTGCACCCAGCTCGGGGCCCCACGCCCTCCGAAGAGCCCAGAAACCGTCAGGGATCCCAGGCACGTCGCCCAAAGACCGGGCGAGCCCTCAAAGCGTTGTGCAAAGGAGAAGCAACATCCTGACCCTGCGCCCCGATTGCTGCGGGCCTCCTGCATCCCCGCCGGGGCAGGCTTTCCAGCTGACGTCCTGCAACTCCTCAGCACACAAGATGAAAGACAACCCAAAATTAAAGGTGTGTCCGGGCCATAACACCCAGGTGTGGCTGCCATCCACGCAGGCGAGCCCAGGCTGCGGTTAAATCAGCCAgctcagggcagcagggagcccaGCACGTACTGCCCGTCCTCACGCTCCCCTCGGCATGGGCAGGCTGGACCCGCGCGGTTCTGGGGCTCGGAGGTAGCAGCGTAACGCCAGCTTCCCCGCCTCTGCGGGCACCACGCTCCCACCTCTACATCGTCACGAGGGCAAGCTTGAGGAAAGGCAAGAACGGAAAACGTGAGAGGGTTTTCTAAGCACTGTGTAAAACCGGAGCGGTAAGAAAGTCCAGGACCCGGCGTCTTGGGGGAAGGGACCCGGCAGCACCGTCCCACCTGGGATCAAGGCAAACCCTCTCGGTTGCCTTGGCCCTGTGAGCAATAGGAGAAACCACCCAGCTGCATTCCCCTCTCTGGAAAACACTGATTTCGGTGGTATTTGCTGAGTTTTTCACAGGATTATTTTGAGGTGAATACATGTTGGGAACACTGATATGCTAAAGGCATCCTGCTCCAATTTCTTTTTTCGCTTTTTCCTCATTTCAACAGTGTTTGGAGAGCAAGGCATCTAATTAAATGCCCGtaaagaaactgcatttcctgaACACCCCTAGCTCTGCCTAGAGTTAGGGCGAGATGCTTTACCTTCCAGAACCTATTACTGTATGACTATTAACAATACAACGCTGTGTTACTAGCATTAATAAAAAACTCATAATCACTGTCATTATAATAATTATTGACTAATAAAAATAACCAGCCTGAAAACAATGATAGCAATAGCTACTACTCCACATACAACATTAAAGTATCTGGGGGCTCTCATCAAGGTCAGAGCCTGCTAAAGCAGGGGGGCTGCTTGCTTCCAGGGGGTTGTCTGCATCTCAGacttatttttatcattattaacCAAACAGAAATTTTGACTTGTTCAGACTCAGCTGGGGAGTCTGGCTGCTAACTCGCGCGTTGATACTGAAGCCCGTCAGCTCCTCGCCGTCATCCACGTAGTTGCTCTGTTCAAATCCCCCAAAATGGTGGCAAACTTCTCCATGCCGCTTCCACTAAAGCCTTTGCCTTTTTGTGCGCGGTCTCACATCTGACTGCCGACAGCATCGAGCCCCGTGGGTAGTCCGTAGCCTCTTTTGGGCTATTTCTAAGGAAGCGCAGAGGAGCCCACAGATCCCCCTCCCGTGAGCTCACGGTCCATCCAAAGCGCTTTCCTGGTGGTCTTCAGCACGGATGAGGTGCTCCAGCTCTCACAGCCGCGGTGCCGGAGGCAGCAGCGCCCAAGGACGGGTCTCCTCCAGCCACAGACCAGCCTTCCACCTGGGAACAAATCGGCCTTTCTGGAGCGCTGCTAAAAGCCAGACTTACCCACTTCATCAGTGAGAAGGACCGGAGAGAAGTGCCTGGGAGAGCCCGGCGATGGCAGGGCTTTTATACAGTGAATAAGTGCCCCAGGGGAGCAAGGCGGCGTGGCCGCGTTTAATTGCCTGCCAGCCCTGGCCGAGCCACGTGCCGCTCCGGGCTGCTGGGGACGGCTGGCACTGCCAGGAGGACAAACCTCCTCCCTTCCACCCCGGGGAGGCCAAACCACCCAGAGCCCCTTGCGGGCCAAATATATCCCGTGCTAAAGCTGCTGGTGAGCCTCAGGCTTGCGACAAGCTGCAAACGGGCTGCAAAGGTgccgcagctggggctgctgctgagggcaccgggggccggggctgccgcagcGGCTGCTTTTCCACGGCAGCTTTCCGCGTGCATATGTTGAAAACTCCGGGAAGGACTCTCGGCGGCTGTTTACAGGCCTTAATTAGGGCAGCGTGCCGCCGTCCTCGGGCAGCCCAGGGAAAGGCGCCTGAATCACCCCGAGCTGCTGCCCTGCAAACCGCAGCGAGGCTTCCTGcgccgctgccctccccgccgccatCCCTCCCCCTGGTCCTGGTCGCGCTGGGAGCGAACCCGGGCAGCATGAACTGCCATGCGAGCTTGGTGCCCAGACCGGGAGGGCAGTTTTAGGCAGTCGCATCCATCCAAGCAAAGGCCCtggcattttttctttaatgaaaaatctGATGCCCATCAACCCGACTCCGGCCTGCCGGGAATGCATGGGCGATCCTGCGCCCTGAAATAAAACAGGGGTGAAATAAGTTAACATTTCACAAATTAGGTGGGAAATTTCTTACTGATTTGAAGTAGAACACTGATATCCAGCTAATGAATCCCTAAGTTTATTCCCGATTTCTGTTTTCATCCGGAAATCCCCAAAGCCTGAAGGTTTGCTTGGGTTTCtacccatttttgtttttttccaaagaaaaaaatgcagatgaacTTATCTTATTTTCTGCATCTGGAGAAGAAAGGACTAAATCTTACCTGGATTTCTACAAGCTCAGTTGCGTTTCACTCCCTTTAACTATAAAGCCCTTTAACTACAAAGCCCTTTAACTACAAAGcccatttttaatattaaatgatCAGACCGGAGATTTTAGAAGTCAGATAGCCATCTGAGGAATGGTAAGCAGATTGAGtccatttttatgaaaaaatccATCAATCCAGTTCCTGGGCGAGCTCCAGCCCAAGTGGTGCTAAAGCAGCGCTGGCATTCGGCTGAGCGTTTCCAGGCCAGGTAGCAAATATTGACCCGACGGTAACACCACGTCATCCAAGCGCTCCTAATTAGCCCCTGCAAAGTCCTCTGAAATCCTTTAATCGCCGAGAGACTCACAGTGCCACATGGGGCATTATCGTGGGGTCTGTCATTAGTCTCAATTAGgcagaggggaaactgaggcacgccgCGCTGCGGTCGCTCGGTGCCGGGGATGAGTCAGAGGCAGGGCCGGGATCGGCTCCGTCGCGCCCGTCCCCGAAACGTGCCCCGTGCCCCGTGCCCCGGCGGCTGCTCCACGCGAAACCCCCGATTTGCAGAAAAACGCGTGTCCGGCCCCAGGGAGGTGGCTCCTAAGGGAAAGTCGCGCTTTCGGGACGAGGCGTTGGAGGaagggcggcgggaggcggcggatGCTCGGCACGGCCAGGCATCGCCCCGCGCGGCTTGAGGCACCTCCGGGCCCCCGGCACACCCACCACCGCCGCTCGCGGCATTCGGTGTCACCCTCCGAGACGTCCAAGCCGCTCAGCCTGAGCAGGCGCCTCCTCGTTTTCCCAACGAGGGGGCAAACCGCaggatttctgcctttttccAACAGGAGCTCACTGTATTTAGTAAATGCAAAAAAAGCGAGAACCACCAGAGGGCGGAAAGACGAGATAGCTAATTTTGAGGCCACagaactgtatttatttaaatatatatataacataaataTGCACGTATATATGTAATGTGCTTTCAATACAATGTAGAGCGCACATCTTTCGGCAGCGTAAACAACGCAGGTAATGACTTCTGTATCTCAAACATTTATAAAACAGTGGTGCTACTTCTTTCTGTAATATTtccaagactttcttttttttttcaggctgtatTTTCAATATTAATTAAAGCAACTAAATGTTAATGTATAAAAATTGCAGTGAGATCGGCTTCATCGAGCCAGAAATCCTATCCGTAAATGTTTGGGACTCCGCTGACGCCAGCGCAGAGCCAGTGTTTTACAGCAGCGGGGATTCGCAGCACCTTCCTAAATGAAGGAATGAGACTTCTAGAGTGTTTGCTTAGCAAATTTACCTTTTTCTTCCAAATCTGATAGGAAACACACCTATAGCGCAGAGGTTGCAGCTTCACGGAGCCAAGGTGAACCGGGACGAGGCCAggagcagccccagcgctgccgcaCGCTGCGGTGCCGCCGGTCCGCTTGTGTCCTGAGCTGGTCTCCTTAGGCGCTTCTGTTCTACctactttttaatctttttttttaatcagtatatATTGCAATTAGCTGAGGCCTTAACATCAAACTAGACTATTTACTACATCAGACTAAGGAACAAGCCACAACCGGAGAGGGGCCAAGGAAGTACGATTGCACCCTGCCCCAAATAGAGCTAATCTAAAAGGGAAATGCTGGAAAACAGAGACAAGGAGGAACTAAGCAAAAGAAACTAGCGGCAGGGGTCGAAGGGAGATCGCTAGCCCCTGCCGCAGAGCTGTAGCTCCCTCCGTTTCCAGCCGCTCTCATCCCCCGCGTGGTTTTACCAGGGCCACTTGGAGGCAGAGCAGTATTTCTTGGAATGGCTGGAAATCTTCACCCCGCTCTGCTGGCACTGCTGCGGGGCGCACGCGGGCGCGCAGGGTGGCACACACTTGGTGGCACACTTGGTGGCACACTGCTGCGGGACACACTTGGTGGCACACTGCTGTGGAGCACAAGTGGTCACACACTGCTGTGGGACACAAGTGGTCACACACTTGGTGGCACACTGCTGCGGGGCACACTTGGTGGCACACTTGGTGGCACACTGCTGCGGGGCACACTTGGTGGCACACTTGGTGGCACACTGCTGCGGGGCACACTTGGTGGCACACTTGGTCTCACACTGCTGCGGGGCACACTTGGTGGCACACTGCTGTGGGGCACACTTGGTCACGCACTGCTGCGAGACCCACTTGGTGGCACGCTGCTGTGGGACGCAGGTGGTCACGCACTTGGTGGCACACTGCTGCGGGAAGTAGTTGGTCACACACTGCTGCGGGACGCACTTGGTGGCACACTGCTGCTGGGGGACGCACTTGGTCGCGTACGGCTGCTGCGGGACGCAGGTGGTCACACACTTGGTTGCACACTGCTGCTGCGGGATGCACTTGGTTGCACACTGCTGCTGCGGGACGCAGGCGGTCACACACTTGGTTGCACACTGCTGCTGGGGGATGCACTTGGTTGCACACTGCTGCTGCGGGATGCACGTGGTCACACACTTGGTGGCACACTGCTGCTGCGGGACGCAGGCGGTCACGCACTTGGTCGCGCACGGCTGCTGGGGGATGCACGTGGTCACACACTGCTGCTGCGAGAAGCCGGCGCCTGCGAAGCGCTGCCGGGCCGCCCAGGGGGTCGGGTACTGCGGGGCGCACGGCACCGAGCGCTGGACCGGCACCGGGGCGGCGAACGCAGGCGGGCATTTCACGGGGAGCGGCTGCTGGTACACGGCGGGGAGGCACGGCGGCAAGTAGCACGACATCTCGGCAAGGCTTCGGCGAGACTGCAAGGACACAGGGAAAGCGGAGCCGtcagcgcggcgccggggccagCGTCCCCCCACGGCCTCCcgcccctgccagcagcagcggAGGACCTGCCCCTTCCTCCTTAATTCTGGCACCGGTACTGTGCCAAGCAGCAGGAGCGCTCGGAGACGCAAGTGGGGTCAGATACCTCAGCCCTCCCCAAACGGCCGCTCGCCCCTTCCATCACCTTGACCTCCGAGGGGGAAGAATTACTCTCTGAGGGCAGTAGAAGACCTCCTGATCTCAAAGCTGTCTTTCAACCACTGAATCCAGTTctcccttctgctttttgctCAGCGATCACCTCTGATGTCTTTCAGATGAGCAGAGAAGAAGCCCCAGCCCAGAAACAAGCAGCTCAGGGCGTGCAGCTCTGAGCATCTGCTGCGGCCAGCGGAGCAAACAACCCCAAGGCGCCAGGGCTTGGCAACCCCGTAAAACTGGGCAGGCAAAGGTTCATGGTTTGGTCCCGGCGTGACAAAGTTCCTGCTCGTTATGGAACCAGAGCTGATTAAAAGGTAGAGTCACCACAGCTGAGCACGAGCCTGCTCGCGTTTCTTACAGCAGTGTGTTCCCTGCTGCACCAAGCAATTCGGACTGTAGCCAGGCACCTCCTTCACCCCCAAAGCAAACTCCATTAGCAGTTCTCCGTTTGCTGCTACCAGCCTTTCCTTGGCTTTTTTTGGAAGCAGCTAGTGGAGCTGGAGGCCCCGTTAGAGAGCACACATGTTCTCCAGCATGGTGACCCAAATGCAccagttttgaaaaatctttcccGTAAAGCACACTTATAtataaaaaagccaaaataaagttGCACTTTAGCAGCTATAGAGGCTCAGCACAAACCAGACTTACCCAGGTCCCAGATGAGAACAACTTCGTGATGTGACCAGTGAGACCTAATAGAGGGAGGGCTTTTATACAGCTTCAGAGGTGCCTTGAAGGTATGAGGTGCTCACGACATACCCTATTAGCGCCTATGCAAAAGCTGTTCTGCGCGCCGCATTTCTGGTGACTAGCATCGGTGTACTCATCCCCAAGGATGA includes these proteins:
- the LOC112994442 gene encoding keratin-associated protein 10-4-like, whose amino-acid sequence is MSCYLPPCLPAVYQQPLPVKCPPAFAAPVPVQRSVPCAPQYPTPWAARQRFAGAGFSQQQCVTTCIPQQPCATKCVTACVPQQQCATKCVTTCIPQQQCATKCIPQQQCATKCVTACVPQQQCATKCIPQQQCATKCVTTCVPQQPYATKCVPQQQCATKCVPQQCVTNYFPQQCATKCVTTCVPQQRATKWVSQQCVTKCAPQQCATKCAPQQCETKCATKCAPQQCATKCATKCAPQQCATKCATKCAPQQCATKCVTTCVPQQCVTTCAPQQCATKCVPQQCATKCATKCVPPCAPACAPQQCQQSGVKISSHSKKYCSASKWPWSPRVTMHYYGERFQHLCLPGSSYATESLRVCVPQADVRSTTCHPLSVTKGPAPRWPSYLQPFTPLRPQQSGAPPQSVMPGPEACETTCLLPCAKPSGQPGAERSLQPCHASCPEKKRVAKSLPPCATKCPEPGKLRFPPCGIRYSSSCKDECAAPRGSKCCLPRAMPGGYSQPLQGGTECPPQQCVLQECVLQECVLQERGGGFPPPRCTKGYPTQECVAAGPPQPPAAECPPGQGVKGCPLLPGGAKQRCSVPQHPTKSRCVHPCASQHVSRHRAGRGKGSSHAKKSCCAAKCLC